In a genomic window of Trichoderma atroviride chromosome 4, complete sequence:
- a CDS encoding uncharacterized protein (EggNog:ENOG41~TransMembrane:12 (i60-82o102-118i130-149o155-177i189-211o217-238i311-335o347-369i376-398o410-432i444-464o476-495i)), giving the protein MSDDGHDEKAKVEGHVDFASITPDVQQVNAFIDEMDAQLEAAGGLETGIFNIKFRDPRHFTWLLVAFASMGGLLSGLDQSLISGANLFLPKDLGLDARQNSLVNSGMPLGAVGGALLLSPANEYCGRKWAIIISILLYTVGAALEAGSINFGMIVAGRVILGLGVGLEGGTVPVYVAETVERRIRGNLVSLYQFNIALGEVLGYAIAAIFLKVPGNWRFILGSSLLFSTIMFAGMLFLPESPRWFMHKGRILDSYKVWKRIRGTESPESREEFYIMANSVKQEDVVVNEGAKNSRFPWMDFFTVPRARRALVYANIMILLGQLTGVNAIMYYMSVLMNQIGFDDEKATYMSLVGGGSLLIGTIPAIFLMETCGRRFWAITMLPGFFIGLVLIGIAYHIPIDTNLQAAEGLYLSGLIIYMMFFGSYACLTWVVPSEVYPTYLRSYGMTTSDALLFLASFVVTYNFTAMEDAMTRTGLTLGFYGGIAFVGEFYQIFFMPETKDKTLEEIDAVFSRPTREIVAENWAGVKETVGDLCSLRFRKVFQGQMQRRKSLHETPVA; this is encoded by the exons ATGTCGGACGACGGCCACgatgaaaaggcaaaggtcGAGGGCCATGTCGACTTTGCGTCCATCACCCCCGACGTCCAACAAGTCAATGCCTTTATTGACGAGATGGACGCCCAGCTCGAGGCCGCCGGAGGGCTCGAGACGGgcatcttcaacatcaagTTCCGCGACCCGCGCCACTTTACGTGGCTGCTCGTCGCCTTTGCCAGCATGGGCGGTCTTCTCTCCGGCCTGGACCAGAGCCTGATTTCCGGCGCCAACCTCTTCTTGCCCAAGGACCTGGGCCTGGACGCGAGGCAGAACAGTCTGGTCAACTCGGGCATGCCGCTGGGCGCTGTGGGAggcgcgctgctgctctcgccggCAAACGAGTACTGCGGACGCAAATGGGCCATAATCATTTCGATATTGCTCTATACTGTTGGTGCTGCGCTGGAGGCTGGCTCCATCAACTTTG GCATGATTGTTGCCGGGCGTGTGATCCTGGGACTTGGCGTTGGTCTGGAGGGCGGCACAGTCCCCGTCTATGTCGCCGAGACGGTCGAGCGTCGCATTCGAGGTAATCTCGTGTCGCTATACCAGTTCAACATTGCGCTTGGCGAAGTCCTGGGCTacgccattgccgccatcttcctcaaggTTCCTGGAAACTGGCGCTTCATCTTGGGCTCATCGCTCTTATTCTCTACCATCATGTTTGCTGG TATGCTGTTCTTGCCCGAGAGTCCTCGTTGGTTCATGCACAAGGGCCGAATCCTCGATTCCTACAAAGTCTGGAAGCGCATCCGCGGCACAGAGTCTCCCGAGTCTCGCGAGGAATTCTACATCATGGCCAATTCCGTCAAGCAGGAGGACGTTGTCGTAAACGAAGGAGCCAAGAACTCACGCTTCCCATGGATGGACTTTTTCAC TGTCCCTCGCGCTCGCCGAGCTCTTGTTTACGCAAACATCATGATTCTTCTCGGACAGCTGACTGGTGTAAACGCCATCATGTACTACATGTCTGTGCTGATGAACCAGATTGGCTTCGACGACGAAAAGGCGACGTACATGTCTCTTGTCGGAGGCGGATCTCTGCTGATCGGCACCATTCCCGCCATTTTCCTCATGGAGACATGCGGCAGACGATTCTGGGCCATTACGATGCTTCCCGGCTTCTTTATCGGTCTGGTCTTGATTGGAATTGCGTATCACATCCCAATCGACACCAATCTCCAAGCTGCAGAGGGTCTTTATCTCAGTGGCTTGATTATCTACATGATGTTCTTTGGGTCGTATGCCTGTCTGACATGGG TCGTCCCATCTGAAGTATACCCCACCTATCTCCGAAGCTACGGCATGACCACTTCAGAcgccctcctcttcctcgcctccTTTGTCGTGACATACAACTTCACCGCCATGGAGGACGCCATGACCCGCACCGGTCTCACGCTGGGCTTTTACGGAGGCATTGCCTTTGTCGGCGAGTTTTACcaaatcttcttcatgcCCGAGACAAAGGACAAGACGCTCGAGGAGATTGACGCCGTCTTCTCGCGCCCTACGAGAGAAATTGTGGCTGAGAACTGGGCTGGCGTCAAGGAGACTGTGGGGGATCTCTGCAGCCTCCGTTTCCGCAAGGTGTTTCAGGGGCAGATGCAGCGGAGGAAGAGTCTTCATGAGACGCCAGTTGCTTAA
- a CDS encoding uncharacterized protein (EggNog:ENOG41~TransMembrane:4 (i71-91o97-117i243-264o270-286i)), translated as MAAIDLPWISQLGQPMSSRDDSSLGASPPSFDSHPVLGATPPPTYAAFSPVTLSATTPSRNSRRSTVLVHQKSPLLLATPPQITRALAYSHPFLLPLNTFVGLLTWSTGDSWQSFLLLCAFWAVVLYGDVVLMRAGPIVVGMGLIAGMYGRRYSPLSTSGWTEPSRVTKDAAASKKAGANGGSHLEETPNGKQPGHARARSEITNTKHQKTLDEIVDTLKEFTGRCNVLMDPLLEMTDFLSTQRTPTSATTRPALTAMFMRLLIVTPFWVALTMSPFSIITTRRIVLLAGTLVLTWHARVMRVSRTILWRSATVRKLAGAITGLHFESPPKLTFGKGGTKEKEKESQMSKASFLGSSTLQVSRRRNGAANGGKSAGVKFTFIIYENQRRWIGLGWTSSLFAYERPAWTDEHNNAVPQRDEFELPEVEDGSRMRWRWVESSRWRVDGVADEQGAVDYDGPEGKNGWIYYDNKWQSGRRGLDGWGRWTRRRKWYRDAELVEVDESQLPHELEATESSSTLHTTSYSTANEKMRAEPVIVEPDEGQDQVPDELGTKIADDAASLHSTSSRFWPTLRRRTTNQSGDSLRLDSQKQEKRRSGSQRPRRTSDVASDIAVEDDPSRLGFSVALELQKQGKEGGQWGIGDEARMSLE; from the exons ATGGCTGCCATT GACCTCCCGTGGATCTCacagcttggccagccaATGTCTTCGCGCGACGACTCCTCTCTGGGCGCTTCGCCGCCATCCTTCGACTCGCATCCCGTCCTCGGCGCCACGCCTCCGCCGACATACGCCGCCTTCTCGCCCGTCACGCTCTCGGCCACGACTCCCTCCAGGAACAGCCGGCGATCCACCGTCCTGGTCCATCAGAAgagcccgctgctgctggccaccCCTCCGCAGATCACGCGCGCACTCGCCTACAGCCATCCGTTCTTGCTGCCGCTCAATACCTTTGTCGGGCTGCTGACGTGGAGCACCGGGGATTCCTGGCAGAGCTTCCTGCTGCTGTGTGCCTTTTGGGCCGTTGTGCTGTATGGCGATGTGGTGCTCATGCGAGCTGGCCCTATTGTCGTCGGCATGGGGCTGATAGCCGGCATGTACGGCCGACGATATAGTCCCTTGAGCACCAGTGGCTGGACTGAGCCATCCCGAGTCAccaaagatgctgctgcctccaAAAAGGCCGGAGCCAATGGCGGCAGTCATCTGGAGGAGACGCCCAACGGAAAGCAGCCGGGCCATGCGAGAGCCAGATCCGAAATCACCAATACCAAACACCAGAAGACGTTGGATGAAATTGTCGATACGCTCAAGGAGTTTACTGGCAGATGCAATGTTCTGATGGACCCTCTGCTCGAAATGACCGATTTCCTAAGCACGCAGCGAACCCCTACCAGCGCCACCACCCGGCCAGCTCTGACGGCCATGTTTATGCGGCTTCTTATCGTGACGCCCTTTTGGGTCGCTTTGACCATGTCTCCCTTCAGCATCATTACAACGAGGCGCATCGTGCTACTGGCTGGAACGCTTGTTTTGACATGGCATGCTAGAGTGATGCGGGTTTCTAGAACTATTCTTTGGAGGAGCGCAACTGTTCGAAAGCTTGCTGGCGCCATCACTGGCCTCCACTTTGAAAGCCCTCCCAAATTAACCTTTGGCAAGGGAGgcacaaaggaaaaggaaaaggaatcGCAAATGAGCAAGGCATCTTTCCTAGGGTCTTCTACTTTGCAAGTGAGCCGTCGTCGAAACGGTGCCGCAAACGGTGGTAAGAGCGCCGGCGTGAAATTCACATTCATCATATACGAAAATCAGCGACGGTGGATCGGTTTGGGGTGGACATCCAGTCTTTTCGCGTACGAACGGCCTGCGTGGACAGACGAACACAACAACGCCGTTCCTCAAAGAGACGAGTTTGAACTTCCAGAAGTCGAGGATGGAAGTCGAATGCGGTGGCGGTGGGTGGAAAGTAGCCGCTGGCGAGTAGATGGCGTGGCTGATGAGCAAGGGGCGGTGGACTACGACGGCCCCGAGGGCAAAAATGGGTGGATATACTATGACAACAAG TGGCAATCAGGACGGCGGGGATTGGATGGCTGGGGTCGGTGGACGCGCCGCAGGAAGTGGTACAGAGATGCTGAGCTCGTGGAAGTGGATGAGTCTCAGCTGCCCCATGAGCTCGAAGCCACTGAATCTTCATCTACCCTCCATACTACATCCTACAGCACTGCAAACGAAAAGATGCGAGCCGAACCGGTGATTGTCGAGCCGGATGAAGGCCAAGACCAAGTTCCAGATGAGCTGGGTACAAAGATTGCAGACGATGCCGCATCACTACATTCAACGTCATCACGGTTCTGGCCAACATTGAGACGACGCACTACGAACCAGTCAGGGGATAGTCTCCGCCTAGACAGccagaagcaagagaaacgCCGAAGCGGCAGCCAGAGGCCGCGGAGGACGAGCGACGTGGCTAGTGACATCGCCGTGGAAGATGATCCTAGTAGATTGGGCTTCTCAGTTGCTCTTGAGCTGCAAAAGCAAGGCAAAGAGGGCGGCCAGTGGGGAATCGGGGATGAAGCACGTATGAGCTTGGAATGA
- a CDS encoding uncharacterized protein (EggNog:ENOG41): protein MLTYGGCLCGSIRYKYSAEPTAKVLCHCSDCRKISGSNYSVNFLIPEAAFQVTSGTPKVFGKVADSGDTINSYFCGDCGSMMWRESANCGPNKVVKAGTLDGGGEIISAAVFDAEVFTRSRVDWVQPLIGVSQRVSE from the exons ATGCTCACCTACGGCGGCTGCCTCTGCGGTAGCATTCGCTACAAGTATAGCGCAGAGCCGACAGCAAAA GTCCTCTGTCACTGCAGCGATTGCCGCAAAATCAGTGGCAGCAACTATAGCGTCAACTTTCTCATCCCTGAGGCGGCATTCCAAGTCACGAGCGGTACACCAAAAGTCTTTGGTAAAGTTGCTGATTCTGGCGACACCATCAATAGCTACTTTTGTGGTGATTGCGGCAGTATGATGTGGCGCGAATCTGCCAATTGCGGGCCTAACAAGGTTGTCAAGGCTGGAACAttggatggcggcggtgaGATTATATCAGCTGCGGTGTTTGATGCAGAGGTGTTTACGCGCTCAAGGGTGGATTGGGTGCAGCCTTTGATTGGCGTGAGTCAGAGAGTTTCAGAATGA
- a CDS encoding uncharacterized protein (EggNog:ENOG41~TransMembrane:4 (i86-106o112-132i258-279o285-301i)), protein MSSRDDSSLGASPPSFDSHPVLGATPPPTYAAFSPVTLSATTPSRNSRRSTVLVHQKSPLLLATPPQITRALAYSHPFLLPLNTFVGLLTWSTGDSWQSFLLLCAFWAVVLYGDVVLMRAGPIVVGMGLIAGMYGRRYSPLSTSGWTEPSRVTKDAAASKKAGANGGSHLEETPNGKQPGHARARSEITNTKHQKTLDEIVDTLKEFTGRCNVLMDPLLEMTDFLSTQRTPTSATTRPALTAMFMRLLIVTPFWVALTMSPFSIITTRRIVLLAGTLVLTWHARVMRVSRTILWRSATVRKLAGAITGLHFESPPKLTFGKGGTKEKEKESQMSKASFLGSSTLQVSRRRNGAANGGKSAGVKFTFIIYENQRRWIGLGWTSSLFAYERPAWTDEHNNAVPQRDEFELPEVEDGSRMRWRWVESSRWRVDGVADEQGAVDYDGPEGKNGWIYYDNKWQSGRRGLDGWGRWTRRRKWYRDAELVEVDESQLPHELEATESSSTLHTTSYSTANEKMRAEPVIVEPDEGQDQVPDELGTKIADDAASLHSTSSRFWPTLRRRTTNQSGDSLRLDSQKQEKRRSGSQRPRRTSDVASDIAVEDDPSRLGFSVALELQKQGKEGGQWGIGDEARMSLE, encoded by the exons ATGTCTTCGCGCGACGACTCCTCTCTGGGCGCTTCGCCGCCATCCTTCGACTCGCATCCCGTCCTCGGCGCCACGCCTCCGCCGACATACGCCGCCTTCTCGCCCGTCACGCTCTCGGCCACGACTCCCTCCAGGAACAGCCGGCGATCCACCGTCCTGGTCCATCAGAAgagcccgctgctgctggccaccCCTCCGCAGATCACGCGCGCACTCGCCTACAGCCATCCGTTCTTGCTGCCGCTCAATACCTTTGTCGGGCTGCTGACGTGGAGCACCGGGGATTCCTGGCAGAGCTTCCTGCTGCTGTGTGCCTTTTGGGCCGTTGTGCTGTATGGCGATGTGGTGCTCATGCGAGCTGGCCCTATTGTCGTCGGCATGGGGCTGATAGCCGGCATGTACGGCCGACGATATAGTCCCTTGAGCACCAGTGGCTGGACTGAGCCATCCCGAGTCAccaaagatgctgctgcctccaAAAAGGCCGGAGCCAATGGCGGCAGTCATCTGGAGGAGACGCCCAACGGAAAGCAGCCGGGCCATGCGAGAGCCAGATCCGAAATCACCAATACCAAACACCAGAAGACGTTGGATGAAATTGTCGATACGCTCAAGGAGTTTACTGGCAGATGCAATGTTCTGATGGACCCTCTGCTCGAAATGACCGATTTCCTAAGCACGCAGCGAACCCCTACCAGCGCCACCACCCGGCCAGCTCTGACGGCCATGTTTATGCGGCTTCTTATCGTGACGCCCTTTTGGGTCGCTTTGACCATGTCTCCCTTCAGCATCATTACAACGAGGCGCATCGTGCTACTGGCTGGAACGCTTGTTTTGACATGGCATGCTAGAGTGATGCGGGTTTCTAGAACTATTCTTTGGAGGAGCGCAACTGTTCGAAAGCTTGCTGGCGCCATCACTGGCCTCCACTTTGAAAGCCCTCCCAAATTAACCTTTGGCAAGGGAGgcacaaaggaaaaggaaaaggaatcGCAAATGAGCAAGGCATCTTTCCTAGGGTCTTCTACTTTGCAAGTGAGCCGTCGTCGAAACGGTGCCGCAAACGGTGGTAAGAGCGCCGGCGTGAAATTCACATTCATCATATACGAAAATCAGCGACGGTGGATCGGTTTGGGGTGGACATCCAGTCTTTTCGCGTACGAACGGCCTGCGTGGACAGACGAACACAACAACGCCGTTCCTCAAAGAGACGAGTTTGAACTTCCAGAAGTCGAGGATGGAAGTCGAATGCGGTGGCGGTGGGTGGAAAGTAGCCGCTGGCGAGTAGATGGCGTGGCTGATGAGCAAGGGGCGGTGGACTACGACGGCCCCGAGGGCAAAAATGGGTGGATATACTATGACAACAAG TGGCAATCAGGACGGCGGGGATTGGATGGCTGGGGTCGGTGGACGCGCCGCAGGAAGTGGTACAGAGATGCTGAGCTCGTGGAAGTGGATGAGTCTCAGCTGCCCCATGAGCTCGAAGCCACTGAATCTTCATCTACCCTCCATACTACATCCTACAGCACTGCAAACGAAAAGATGCGAGCCGAACCGGTGATTGTCGAGCCGGATGAAGGCCAAGACCAAGTTCCAGATGAGCTGGGTACAAAGATTGCAGACGATGCCGCATCACTACATTCAACGTCATCACGGTTCTGGCCAACATTGAGACGACGCACTACGAACCAGTCAGGGGATAGTCTCCGCCTAGACAGccagaagcaagagaaacgCCGAAGCGGCAGCCAGAGGCCGCGGAGGACGAGCGACGTGGCTAGTGACATCGCCGTGGAAGATGATCCTAGTAGATTGGGCTTCTCAGTTGCTCTTGAGCTGCAAAAGCAAGGCAAAGAGGGCGGCCAGTGGGGAATCGGGGATGAAGCACGTATGAGCTTGGAATGA
- a CDS encoding uncharacterized protein (TransMembrane:1 (o6-22i)~SECRETED:SignalP(1-24)), translating to MLLFQVGLAMVVVIFLSCVAWWKATRDESSDGVEQAENASNNTATATSHLTIQLDSSTMAALQQKLKLAKQELQTVEHRITEPLITIDR from the exons ATGTTGCTGTTCCAAGTTGGTCTTGCGATGGTGGTTGTGATTTTCCTTTCGTGTGTGGCCTGGTGGAAGGCTACGCGTGATGAGTCTAGCGATGG AGTTGAACAAGCCGAGAATGCCTCGAACAAcacagcaacagccacaaGCCACCTCACAATACAACTCGACTCCTCAACGATGGCAGCATTGCAGCAGAAGCTCAAGTTGGCCAAACAAGAGCTGCAGACGGTTGAGCACCGCATAACTGAACCCTTGATAACCATCGACAGGTGA